Genomic window (Candidatus Omnitrophota bacterium):
AATTTTTTGTATTGCACCATATCATTTTCAGTACCGGCTTTTCTTTCTTTGTAGGGATACATAGTATTCATAAATGCTTTTACGAACGCCATTCCGCTTTTTGATCCAACTACATGATCCACATGTTTTTTGATCTGCTCTTTTGTAAAATACGCTTCCGCTTGGTATATCTGCTCTAAAAATATATCCGGCCTTTTTTCGCTGATGATTTTATTTAATTTCTGACCAAAGGAACTCAAAAATAAAAGTTGCGCGATAGCCCCTGCCGTCTCCGGCATATCATAATAGCCGCTAACGCTGTCGATGGCTATTAATGCCCATATTCTGCTAGGATGACGAACAGCAAAGGCATAACATAACGGTCCTCCCGCAGAAGCTGATATAGCAGCTACCTTATCGATCTTAAGTTCATCGAGTAAGGCGGCAAAAAGATCGGCCTGTTCCTCTATTGTTCTCCCGCTTTCTATAGGTGTTCCTAAATAACCCGGTCTTGAGGGGCACAGGATCCTGTATTTCTTTTTATCTACCCATGAAACAATTACGCGTGCTTGATCCGCTCCACCTAATCCGCCATGTATACTTAGCACTGTAGGAAGATCACCTTCTGTTATATCAAATTCTATCTTTCCTTTTTCTGTATCTATAATCTTAGGGTTTACTTTTATATCTGATAAAACATCTATCCCACTTTGCATGATACCCCCCTTTTTCGAAATTGCGCTCCATTTACGTATGTTCTTTCGCCATGGATCCCGCATGCCTATATATTTCTTGTTCCGATCTTGTGCGTTCGGGTATTTTACCTGTCTTAAAATGCTTCTCAAGTAGGGGCACATTGCAATGTGCCCCTACGATATTGATTATTCCATGAATATAATTCGGCCTGTGCGGACTCCTGATCGCGAAAATCCCATGCTCAACGTCCTCAAGGAAGGGTTTGCCCGTAACCCGCTCCTCTTTTGAACGGTGGAAATGGTAGATCAGAATGACATGCGAAAACCCATCAATGTCTTTTAACCCCGCTTTATATTCAGGGAATATTTTGGCGGCGCCGGTAACTCCCCTCTTAAACTTGCCCTGAATAGGCATGCCTTTGGGGTCTTTATACGGCGTATGAATCATTCCTATAGGCTTTAATTTGATCTCTTTTTTCATAACATTCGACAACTTTCGTATATTTCTCATGGATCATCTTGCGGTCAAATTCCCACATCTCGTTCAGCATGGCATCCTTCTCAACATCGGTAAAATAATCCATGCACGGTAGGAAAAAATGCTTGTCTTCTTTCTCAATGTGCTTGGGATAAAAATTAACCAAGGTTTCTATATTTGACACTATCTCCGTTAAGGCCCCGTTATCACCACGGACATATTTTTCTTTTGCCTCAATAAGGTTTTTAACATTGTTTCTGCCCATCTTATGCTCTTCGATAAGCTCATTCATAATTCTCTTATGTTCATCGGAGATTTTCTTCTTCGCGAGATCCCTGAATAAGATATCTTCCTCTTTGCCATGATGGCATCTGTCAGCGTATGTCCTTATGAAATCAACGGCGGTATCAATAAAAACAGGGTCGACCTTACCTTCTTTGCTGATATTTTCCAATTTAGCCCGCATTATCTTGATCATCCGCTCTATAATCCTGTGCTCTATCATTAAAGGTCCTACCGGCATCATAGCGCGCGCTCCTTTCCCATCTCGCTTGGATTGGGCGTTTTAAATACCAAAAACATGGCGTCAACACTACCGGTATTCTTAATGACCATCGGCGTCTGGAAGGCGACCGGCAACAGATCACCTTCTTTAACCTTATTATCCACGCCATCAAGGTTAACCGTTAAATCATTCCCCCTTACGACCAGAAGGTGAACGTTTGAATTAGCGTTATGCTGAGGCACGCTCTGCCCGGGCTTCAACGCTATCTGCATAACAAGCAGGTGTTTTTCATCAACAATTTTGCTATTGCCCATCTTGTCGTCGTTATAGGGAACATTCTCTAATATGTTCATTCTAGCCTCCATTTTGTTTATCCGACCCTCGTCCCTATCGCCTATAGCCCAACTTATTTTTCGGCCACAACAAGCATTTCAAAGTCATCGGTAGTCAGTTTATCGTTTCTCGAATACGCTCCCAGCTTCGCGCCAAAGATGTCGATCTTTTTAAACCCGAGTGTTTTTAAAAGCCATGTTATCTCACTGGGCACGTAATAACGCTCGTTACACTTAAGTTCCCTTTTATTGCCGGAATCGTCCTCAAAAACAACAGTGTTATGATCTCGAAAAGTCATCAGGTCAAAAGAGCAGTCTTTACACTGGGACTGGCCTTCTTTCTGGGCTGACTCATAGAATTCCTTGACCGAATGAAACAGTGGGAACAATCCGTTTAATGTGGTGAAAATGAACTTGCCATGATCGTTCAAAGCTCTGGCCGCGCTCTTGAGGATCGCGAAATTCATTTTATCCGTTTCCATGAGAGAGAACCCACCCTCACAAAGCATAATGGCCAGATCGAATTCGCCTTCGAAAGGGAGATCGCGGGCGTCTTGTGTTTGAAAGTCGATAGCCAGCCCTGCTTCTTGGGCTTTTTCTTTTGCCCTTTTGATCTGGTCCTCAGACAGGTCAACGCCGGTCACGTTATATCCCCTTTTTGTCAGTTCAATAGCGTGACGGCCGGTACCGCATCCGATATCGATGATCTTTAAAGATTTATCGCGACTAATCTCCTGCTCGATAAAGTCGCATTCGCCCACAGTGCCCTGCACAAAACACTCTTTATCGTATTTATGGGCGTAATTTTCAAATAATGATTCGTACCATTGTTTCATAGGAAACTCATCCTTGTTATTATCCGTAATACTCGTCTTTCTCCCAATTGGCCGGGTTATTGATGATGTATTCACGGATCCTGTTAAGACCGGATCCATCCCGGATAACATGTTCATAAAAATTGCGTTGCCAAACCGGTTTCCGCGGTGTTTTGCGCAATTGATTGATTTGTTTCGTTGTTGTCGATTTAAATAATTTGATAATCGTCGGTATTGAATTTGATATTGATCGTCCAAATTTTTCAACCCGATCATGTAGGGGCACATTGCAATGTGCCCCTACTATATTGATTATTCCATGAATATGATTAGGCATAACGATAAATTCATCCAAATCGATATTTTCACGCATTTCCGATGTTTTTATCCATTCATTTTGAACAATTGTCCCGAATTCATTCAATACCATTTCCCCATTACGGACATCGCCAAACAAACATTTGCGGTCATTGACACACACCGTCACATAATACGCGCCTTGTTGCGTGTAATCGTAATTCTTTAATCTGATTGATTTTCGGCTTCCGGGCATGTGTTGTTCCTTTTACAAAAAGGTCACATAGCAATGTGACCCTACTCCAATATCGCTTCCGCGACGCTCATCGTGTTACGGTAAATAGGCCATCGGCCACCCGAAGGCTTGATCCTCTCCCTTTAATTTTTCTTCCACATGTTCCTCAATACCGAGAATCCTGTCTCGACAAGCCACTTGAACTCCTCTTTGGAGCCCATGGTCGACGCGAGCTCAAGCATCTTTCCCGGCCGGAAATAAAAATCCCTTATGGCCTTCTTATAATACTTCAGGACGATATTCCTGTCCATGCCGTCCATCTCGTAAAAGACCTCGTTGGAATAGAAACCAGCACTTATACCGTTATCTATGTCCACGAGGAACTTCCCTCCGCCATTCTTGACCATATCATAAAGTTCTGTCCCCGGGAACGGGATGGAAAGACAAAAATTGGCTATATGCGGGTCCATCTTTTTTGCGAAGTCTATGGTTTTCTGCATGCTTTCCGGCGTATCCCCCGGTAACCCTATGATGAAGAACCCATATACTATCATACCCGCTTTCCTGGCCATATGGGAGACCTTGAGCACATGGTCCAGGTCCAGTCGCTTTTTTATCTTCCTGAGCATATCCGGGTCACCGGACTCCACGCCTATAGGCATTTTCCAGATCTTTGCCTTCACCATCTTATCTATAAGCGCCTGATCCAGGCTCTCCGTCCTCACCCCGGACTGACAGTTGATGTACAGGTCATATCCCCTGTCTATAATAAGATCCAATATCCTTTCGGTCCGCTTCCTGTCGAGAGTGAAATTGTCGTCAAGTATATCGATCTGCTTCACCCCGTAACGGCTCACCAGCATATCTATCTCTTTGATTATGTTCTCCGGCGTCCTCATCCGGCAGACATTCTTGAAAACATCCTTGCTGCAGAACACGCACTGGTAAGGGCACCCCCTGCTGGTAAGGATAGGCGCCACTGGTTTTTTTCTGGCGCGTGACCTGTATGTCTTGAGATCCGGGAGCAGATGGTAGGCCGGCATGGGGATATCATCTATCTCTTTCATGAACCCACGGGGATTATTTACAACTATCTCTTCCCCGTCCTTATATACAACACCGTTAATATCATCGAACAGCGGCTTCGACGACTTATAATTTCTCAATATCTCCTCAAAAGTCTCTTCCCCTTCGCCCACTATCACCGCATCAGCCCGGCAGGAATCCAGGACTTTAACGGGAGTACTCGACGGGGTCGGCCCCCCCATTATGACCACGACACCGGGAAGGGCTTCCTTGATCCCGTCCGCCAGTTTAAGCGCGGTCTGGTAAGTATAAAGGTTAACTGTTATCCCTACCATACGCGGCGCGGCCTCTTTAACGGCGGAGAGCACATCATCTGTCCCCATCCGCAGGACATTAGCGTCTATGATACCGCATCTTATGCCTGAGCGCTCGGCTATGGCGCCGAGATAAGCCGGCCCGAGAGGCGGTTCTACCGTACCTTCGTTTATACCGTACGCGTCCTCAGGATATGGATTGATCAGTATCAGGTCCGTCATATTATTGATGTCACGGGATCACGCGGACGTTCATACCGCGCGTCGTCCACCGAAAACAGCTATCTCGAACTCTTCGAAGCAACGATCTACGTCAGTAAAACCTATCTATACGGGAATGCTCTTCTTGCCACGCAGAAAGGTCTTGTACCTTACGCCGAACCAGAGAAAAGGGCTCCAGAAGTATCTCTTGATTATGTTCCTGCGGTCCTCCCGGCTGGGCGCGTGCGCCAGGACCTTGCCCGACATGACCGCGGGGTGTGTACCGAAATATACGGGGAACCTGCCCGGATCCCCGAAGTCGTATTCCTCTTTGCGCTCGTTATCTCCCAGTCGAGCGAACCCGATATTTTCAGCGTTCCTTCTCTTCCTGGCCATAAGTCCGGGCGGGTTCACCCATCCATAATGATATATGAAACACGGGGTCTTTACCGTCCTCAGCTCTGTCCCGTCCTTTTTGCGGAATGCCCATGCGTCACCATAAGATTCCACCGTACCATTGTTCCTGACTATGCGGTCCTGTTTCTGGTACCATGGCGGGTCTATCCTGTAACGGTAATAACTTCCGTAGAAATGCAG
Coding sequences:
- a CDS encoding TrmO family methyltransferase, with product MKKEIKLKPIGMIHTPYKDPKGMPIQGKFKRGVTGAAKIFPEYKAGLKDIDGFSHVILIYHFHRSKEERVTGKPFLEDVEHGIFAIRSPHRPNYIHGIINIVGAHCNVPLLEKHFKTGKIPERTRSEQEIYRHAGSMAKEHT
- a CDS encoding class I SAM-dependent methyltransferase; this encodes MKQWYESLFENYAHKYDKECFVQGTVGECDFIEQEISRDKSLKIIDIGCGTGRHAIELTKRGYNVTGVDLSEDQIKRAKEKAQEAGLAIDFQTQDARDLPFEGEFDLAIMLCEGGFSLMETDKMNFAILKSAARALNDHGKFIFTTLNGLFPLFHSVKEFYESAQKEGQSQCKDCSFDLMTFRDHNTVVFEDDSGNKRELKCNERYYVPSEITWLLKTLGFKKIDIFGAKLGAYSRNDKLTTDDFEMLVVAEK
- a CDS encoding hemerythrin domain-containing protein: MMPVGPLMIEHRIIERMIKIMRAKLENISKEGKVDPVFIDTAVDFIRTYADRCHHGKEEDILFRDLAKKKISDEHKRIMNELIEEHKMGRNNVKNLIEAKEKYVRGDNGALTEIVSNIETLVNFYPKHIEKEDKHFFLPCMDYFTDVEKDAMLNEMWEFDRKMIHEKYTKVVECYEKRDQIKAYRNDSYAV
- a CDS encoding glycosyltransferase, producing MKISGFTIARNIEKYSYPYKEAILSVLPICDEFIVNVGNSEDNTLELIRGIAPDKIRIVTGEWDDSKGKEMLSVETNFAMSHCRGDWAFYVQLDEVVHEKDLKVLKGYMTKYLGDPGVDAFRFKWLHFYGSYYRYRIDPPWYQKQDRIVRNNGTVESYGDAWAFRKKDGTELRTVKTPCFIYHYGWVNPPGLMARKRRNAENIGFARLGDNERKEEYDFGDPGRFPVYFGTHPAVMSGKVLAHAPSREDRRNIIKRYFWSPFLWFGVRYKTFLRGKKSIPV
- a CDS encoding alpha/beta hydrolase — its product is MQSGIDVLSDIKVNPKIIDTEKGKIEFDITEGDLPTVLSIHGGLGGADQARVIVSWVDKKKYRILCPSRPGYLGTPIESGRTIEEQADLFAALLDELKIDKVAAISASAGGPLCYAFAVRHPSRIWALIAIDSVSGYYDMPETAGAIAQLLFLSSFGQKLNKIISEKRPDIFLEQIYQAEAYFTKEQIKKHVDHVVGSKSGMAFVKAFMNTMYPYKERKAGTENDMVQYKKLTHLPVEKISCPSLIIHGTHDADVKFYDGVYAYENIPNAERYWIEEGSHLGFWLSPNAQAAQETARDFLDKFRKI
- a CDS encoding transposase; amino-acid sequence: MPGSRKSIRLKNYDYTQQGAYYVTVCVNDRKCLFGDVRNGEMVLNEFGTIVQNEWIKTSEMRENIDLDEFIVMPNHIHGIINIVGAHCNVPLHDRVEKFGRSISNSIPTIIKLFKSTTTKQINQLRKTPRKPVWQRNFYEHVIRDGSGLNRIREYIINNPANWEKDEYYG
- a CDS encoding radical SAM protein, whose product is MTDLILINPYPEDAYGINEGTVEPPLGPAYLGAIAERSGIRCGIIDANVLRMGTDDVLSAVKEAAPRMVGITVNLYTYQTALKLADGIKEALPGVVVIMGGPTPSSTPVKVLDSCRADAVIVGEGEETFEEILRNYKSSKPLFDDINGVVYKDGEEIVVNNPRGFMKEIDDIPMPAYHLLPDLKTYRSRARKKPVAPILTSRGCPYQCVFCSKDVFKNVCRMRTPENIIKEIDMLVSRYGVKQIDILDDNFTLDRKRTERILDLIIDRGYDLYINCQSGVRTESLDQALIDKMVKAKIWKMPIGVESGDPDMLRKIKKRLDLDHVLKVSHMARKAGMIVYGFFIIGLPGDTPESMQKTIDFAKKMDPHIANFCLSIPFPGTELYDMVKNGGGKFLVDIDNGISAGFYSNEVFYEMDGMDRNIVLKYYKKAIRDFYFRPGKMLELASTMGSKEEFKWLVETGFSVLRNMWKKN